A section of the Cytophagaceae bacterium genome encodes:
- a CDS encoding pentapeptide repeat-containing protein codes for MENKTINIQIKTLFGNLIFEYESENNSINETLLEAIKSGADLRGADLIGADLRRADLIGADLIGANLIGADLRRADLSDANLSGADLRRADLSDADLSDADLSGADLRRADLRRADLSDADLRRADLSDANLSDADLSDANLSDADLRRANLSGANLSDANLSGADLSGANLSGANLIGANLSGANLIGAENIETAYLPIFCKWTPCIIGDKIKIGCKEKTIEEWDYFFASNETFETSRDSEQFKQIESVYLAYKAYYLHLNKKQS; via the coding sequence ATGGAAAACAAAACAATCAACATTCAAATCAAAACATTGTTTGGTAACTTAATTTTCGAATACGAATCGGAAAACAACTCTATTAACGAAACTTTATTAGAGGCAATTAAAAGCGGTGCGGATTTGAGAGGTGCGGATTTGATAGGTGCGGATTTGAGACGTGCGGATTTGATCGGTGCGGATTTGATCGGTGCGAATTTGATCGGTGCGGATTTGAGACGTGCGGATTTGAGCGATGCGAATTTGAGCGGTGCGGATTTGAGACGTGCGGATTTGAGCGATGCGGATTTGAGCGATGCGGATTTGAGCGGTGCGGATTTGAGACGTGCGGATTTGAGACGTGCGGATTTGAGCGATGCGGATTTGAGACGTGCGGATTTGAGCGATGCGAATTTGAGCGATGCGGATTTGAGCGATGCGAATTTGAGCGATGCGGATTTGAGACGTGCGAATTTGAGCGGTGCGAATTTGAGCGATGCGAATTTGAGCGGTGCGGATTTGAGCGGTGCGAATTTGAGCGGTGCGAATTTGATCGGTGCGAATTTGAGCGGTGCGAATTTGATCGGTGCGGAAAATATAGAAACCGCATATCTTCCAATTTTCTGCAAATGGACACCTTGCATAATTGGTGATAAAATAAAAATTGGGTGCAAAGAAAAAACAATTGAAGAATGGGATTATTTTTTTGCATCAAATGAAACTTTTGAAACTTCAAGAGATAGCGAACAATTTAAACAAATTGAGTCAGTCTATCTGGCTTACAAGGCTTACTATTTACATTTAAACAAAAAACAATCATGA
- a CDS encoding DNA-packaging protein → MEEENEVKEIPKVGDFKFKAGNQYWRVRISPGRAREYTPEQLAEGANEYFEFIEQNPFREQDFRGKDANEVKINRMRPMTIEGLCNALEITTHTFFNYEKIDAYFHITKRIRQIIEAQQFEGAASGFLNANIIARKLGLGDKSELTHNLGATFERELLD, encoded by the coding sequence ATGGAAGAGGAAAACGAAGTTAAAGAAATTCCAAAGGTAGGAGACTTTAAATTTAAGGCAGGGAATCAGTATTGGAGGGTAAGGATAAGCCCAGGCAGGGCGAGAGAATACACTCCAGAACAATTAGCAGAAGGAGCAAACGAATATTTTGAATTTATAGAGCAAAATCCATTCAGAGAGCAAGATTTTAGAGGTAAAGATGCAAATGAGGTAAAAATTAATAGAATGCGACCTATGACCATTGAAGGCCTTTGTAATGCATTAGAAATAACTACACATACATTTTTCAATTACGAAAAGATTGACGCTTATTTTCATATCACTAAGCGTATTAGGCAAATTATCGAAGCTCAACAATTTGAAGGAGCTGCATCGGGTTTCCTAAATGCCAATATTATCGCTCGAAAACTTGGATTAGGTGATAAATCAGAATTAACTCACAACCTAGGAGCAACATTTGAAAGGGAACTTTTAGATTAA
- a CDS encoding zinc finger-like domain-containing protein, which produces MNWLFTIGVNAYAKTPNSVIAVLDTNPPQTQTDSYKPYPKIFLESDVLYFVKNKYCVLRQILSQDETNYFFIDEISYWIVNHSTLGNREKLQVTGPIQHYCGVMPALKLGRHIEKTDSSENVLFKSLLSDSLPDFKKAISRSSDIEIELNHHVHTLEWQMSPKKCPTCNGRKTIPTLESPNAKCKTCDGHGTLSWGNLDVLLIDTSRG; this is translated from the coding sequence GTGAATTGGCTTTTTACAATTGGGGTAAATGCTTATGCAAAAACTCCAAATTCAGTAATTGCCGTTTTAGACACAAATCCGCCACAAACACAAACAGATAGCTACAAACCATACCCAAAGATTTTTTTAGAATCTGATGTTTTATATTTTGTTAAAAACAAATATTGTGTTTTAAGACAAATTTTATCTCAGGATGAAACAAACTACTTTTTTATCGATGAAATATCATATTGGATAGTAAATCATTCGACTTTAGGCAATCGTGAAAAATTGCAAGTTACAGGGCCGATTCAGCATTATTGCGGTGTAATGCCGGCTTTAAAATTAGGCCGACATATTGAAAAGACTGATTCAAGTGAAAATGTTTTATTTAAATCTTTACTATCTGATTCTTTGCCTGACTTTAAAAAGGCTATATCCAGAAGTTCAGATATTGAAATTGAGCTGAATCATCATGTACATACGCTTGAATGGCAAATGTCCCCTAAAAAATGCCCTACTTGCAATGGCAGAAAAACAATACCTACTTTAGAGAGCCCTAATGCCAAATGTAAAACTTGTGACGGTCACGGGACTTTATCATGGGGCAATCTTGATGTATTATTGATTGATACCTCTAGGGGATAA